A genomic segment from Chloroflexota bacterium encodes:
- a CDS encoding Asp23/Gls24 family envelope stress response protein, with amino-acid sequence MTFTDENLGRIEVSPSAIATLVAEAVQECYGVVGMSSRNIITGLTGSLQRGARRGITVQRGEDGIVVDIYVIVEYGTRITEVAAGVMRRVRFTLENVAGLPIEAINVHVQGLRVDDEQLVAKG; translated from the coding sequence ATGACATTTACCGATGAAAACCTAGGCCGAATAGAGGTCTCACCGAGCGCAATCGCCACCCTGGTAGCCGAAGCCGTTCAGGAGTGTTATGGTGTTGTTGGCATGAGCAGCCGAAACATCATCACCGGTTTGACCGGCTCATTGCAGCGAGGGGCTCGCCGTGGTATCACCGTGCAAAGAGGTGAAGATGGCATCGTTGTCGATATCTACGTGATTGTCGAATATGGCACCCGCATCACCGAGGTTGCTGCGGGCGTCATGCGGCGGGTACGTTTTACGCTTGAGAACGTGGCCGGCCTCCCGATTGAGGCCATCAATGTACATGTGCAAGGCCTGCGCGTCGATGACGAACAGCTTGTTGCCAAAGGCTAG
- the rpmB gene encoding 50S ribosomal protein L28, translating into MAKCQVCSRGPQFGHNVSHSMRHTKRRWNVNVQRATIVVDGKRRRMAVCTKCLKTMSKTQ; encoded by the coding sequence ATGGCCAAGTGTCAAGTTTGCAGTCGTGGTCCCCAGTTCGGACACAACGTTAGCCACTCTATGCGCCACACAAAACGCCGCTGGAATGTCAATGTGCAGCGCGCTACCATCGTTGTAGATGGCAAACGACGCCGTATGGCAGTGTGCACCAAGTGTCTAAAGACCATGAGCAAGACCCAGTAG
- the rpe gene encoding ribulose-phosphate 3-epimerase, with the protein MTTVKIAASVLAADFARLGDQVQDAEAAGADWIHFDVMDGCFVPNISIGIPVLRSLRKVTRLPLDVHLMIVEPERYLAAFAEAGADYLTVHAEATPHLHRAVQVIRDLGVKAGVSVNPGTSLTMVEEVIAEIDLLLVMSVNPGFGGQYFLPSMHDKLRRASEMLATAGSAAELEVDGGINAETAYPAVASGATVLVAGSAIFRGPEVGASLRELRKQTMKKSGTLSGPG; encoded by the coding sequence ATGACTACAGTAAAAATCGCTGCATCGGTGTTAGCCGCCGATTTTGCACGCCTTGGCGATCAGGTACAAGATGCGGAAGCCGCCGGGGCCGATTGGATCCATTTCGATGTAATGGACGGGTGCTTTGTGCCCAACATCTCCATCGGCATTCCTGTTCTTCGTTCGTTGCGAAAGGTGACGAGGCTGCCGCTGGACGTGCACCTGATGATCGTGGAGCCAGAACGTTATCTGGCCGCCTTTGCTGAGGCAGGTGCGGACTATCTGACGGTCCATGCAGAAGCGACGCCTCATCTACACCGCGCTGTTCAGGTAATCAGGGACTTGGGTGTTAAGGCAGGTGTGTCGGTGAATCCGGGCACTTCTCTGACCATGGTGGAGGAAGTGATTGCGGAGATTGATCTGCTGCTGGTTATGAGCGTGAACCCCGGTTTTGGCGGGCAGTATTTTTTGCCTTCCATGCACGACAAGTTGCGCCGGGCGAGTGAGATGCTCGCAACGGCAGGCTCTGCAGCCGAGCTTGAGGTGGATGGAGGCATCAACGCCGAGACTGCCTATCCGGCAGTCGCCTCAGGGGCAACCGTTCTGGTAGCCGGTAGCGCCATATTTCGCGGCCCCGAAGTAGGGGCATCATTGCGTGAATTGAGGAAACAGACCATGAAAAAATCCGGAACCCTATCAGGTCCCGGATAA
- the rlmN gene encoding 23S rRNA (adenine(2503)-C(2))-methyltransferase RlmN — protein sequence MTEKQMRVRLLDLTPHEMETQMAVWGQPAYRARQVQHWLYKKQVSAPSEMSNLPAALRDRLAEDSQIDLLVPVTETASSDGNTTKALLRLDDGQLIEAVLMRYNRRRTVCVSSQAGCAIGCTFCATGQMGLQRNLSPGEMLGQVIHFERWLQSNTPDSGGITNVVIMGMGEPLANYSNLWRALRAMSSPDGLGLGARRLTVSTVGLVPGIDRFAEEGLQVNLAVSLHAPNDALREQLVPINQRYPIADLMAAIRRYIERTHRRITFEYALMRDINDSPALAEEMALLLQGLLCHVNLIPLNPVTGSPFQPTRREDADIFAGILRDRGIVTSLRVRRGVDINAGCGQLRARVAGSLEKGVL from the coding sequence GTGACCGAAAAGCAAATGCGTGTGCGTCTTCTTGACCTTACGCCCCACGAAATGGAAACTCAGATGGCCGTATGGGGCCAGCCGGCCTACCGCGCCCGCCAGGTCCAACATTGGCTTTACAAGAAGCAGGTAAGCGCGCCATCTGAGATGAGCAATCTTCCCGCTGCATTGAGGGACCGCCTTGCCGAGGATAGCCAGATCGATCTATTAGTACCCGTGACGGAGACGGCCTCATCGGATGGCAACACCACAAAGGCGCTATTGCGACTCGATGATGGCCAGTTGATCGAAGCTGTGCTGATGCGCTATAACCGGCGACGCACAGTGTGTGTCAGTAGCCAGGCTGGATGTGCCATAGGCTGCACCTTCTGTGCAACTGGGCAGATGGGCCTTCAGAGAAATCTCAGCCCAGGAGAAATGCTTGGCCAGGTGATACACTTCGAGCGCTGGTTACAGAGCAACACGCCCGATTCTGGTGGCATCACGAACGTCGTGATAATGGGCATGGGCGAACCGCTGGCCAACTACAGCAACCTCTGGCGAGCACTGCGAGCCATGTCCAGTCCTGACGGGCTTGGACTGGGGGCACGACGTCTCACCGTAAGCACCGTCGGTTTGGTGCCCGGCATCGATCGTTTTGCCGAGGAGGGCCTTCAGGTAAACCTGGCGGTGAGCCTGCACGCGCCCAACGACGCGTTGCGCGAACAGCTTGTCCCGATCAACCAGCGCTATCCCATTGCCGATCTGATGGCAGCCATTCGACGTTACATTGAACGAACCCACCGCCGAATTACCTTCGAATACGCACTGATGCGCGATATCAACGACAGCCCGGCCCTGGCGGAGGAGATGGCACTTCTTCTTCAGGGACTACTCTGTCACGTCAATTTGATCCCGCTCAATCCGGTCACCGGTTCTCCTTTCCAGCCAACCCGACGGGAGGATGCAGACATCTTTGCCGGCATTCTGCGCGACCGCGGCATTGTGACCTCGTTGCGAGTTCGCAGAGGCGTGGACATCAATGCTGGTTGCGGACAATTGCGTGCCCGGGTTGCTGGATCCCTGGAGAAGGGTGTACTTTAA
- a CDS encoding RsmB/NOP family class I SAM-dependent RNA methyltransferase, whose amino-acid sequence MPKNTAFPLGFLARMAELLDDDFPAFLIALGQPPRSGLRVNTLKLTRDEFARISPWPLEVVFWCPDGFLLDRKANAGLHPFYDAGLYYIQEPSTMAVATQLAPQPGERVLDLCGAPGGKATHIAALLAGEGILVANEVNSKRAKVLRRSLARWGARNAVVLNETPPRLAQRWPGAFDRVLVDAPCSGEGMFRKKEEARQYWSNAHVTGCAVRQKEILESAAVLVRAGGLLAYSTCTFAPEENEGIVSRFLAARPDFVLEEPVWFPGLEPGIPAWASWPADSRETTLDDRAQTLVHTIRMWPHRVDGEGHFVALLRREGDDPVLDWHLPEIDDLPDEAMEPLMAFWQSSLAIPLPEGILLRPRDRFTADLFAIPADAPAVDGLRVGRSGWHLGTLRKGRFIPSYSLAMGLTATQAHQVLDEPAGGECVARYLRGEILPVPGPDGWVLICVTGFPLGWGKRSKNVIKNHYPKVFRGP is encoded by the coding sequence ATGCCCAAGAACACCGCATTTCCTCTCGGGTTTTTGGCCCGAATGGCAGAACTCCTGGACGACGATTTTCCTGCCTTCTTGATAGCTCTCGGACAACCCCCTCGCTCTGGTCTCCGGGTGAATACCCTCAAACTGACACGGGATGAGTTTGCGCGGATTAGCCCATGGCCTTTGGAAGTTGTATTCTGGTGCCCCGACGGTTTTCTGCTCGATCGCAAAGCCAACGCTGGCCTGCACCCATTCTACGATGCCGGTCTCTATTATATCCAGGAGCCCAGCACAATGGCTGTGGCGACCCAGTTGGCGCCCCAACCCGGTGAACGGGTGTTAGACCTCTGTGGCGCGCCGGGTGGAAAAGCAACCCATATCGCCGCTCTTTTGGCAGGAGAAGGGATTCTGGTAGCCAACGAAGTCAACTCGAAACGGGCCAAGGTGTTGCGCCGCAGCCTGGCGCGGTGGGGCGCTCGAAACGCAGTGGTTTTGAATGAGACTCCACCACGTCTGGCCCAGCGGTGGCCCGGGGCTTTTGACCGCGTACTCGTCGATGCGCCCTGTTCCGGCGAGGGGATGTTCCGTAAGAAGGAGGAAGCTCGCCAATATTGGAGCAATGCCCATGTGACCGGCTGCGCTGTGCGCCAGAAGGAGATACTGGAGTCTGCGGCTGTCCTGGTCCGCGCCGGGGGACTGCTTGCCTATTCAACCTGTACCTTCGCGCCGGAAGAAAACGAAGGGATCGTGAGCCGTTTTCTGGCTGCCCGGCCCGACTTTGTTCTCGAGGAACCAGTCTGGTTTCCTGGCCTGGAACCTGGGATTCCCGCCTGGGCATCGTGGCCGGCAGACTCTCGCGAGACAACCCTCGACGATCGGGCGCAAACCCTGGTGCACACCATCAGAATGTGGCCGCACAGAGTGGATGGGGAAGGGCACTTTGTTGCACTGTTGCGGCGTGAAGGGGATGATCCGGTCCTGGACTGGCATCTGCCGGAAATCGATGATCTGCCCGATGAGGCGATGGAGCCACTGATGGCGTTCTGGCAGTCGAGTCTGGCAATTCCGCTGCCTGAAGGAATTCTCTTGAGGCCCAGGGATCGCTTCACGGCCGATCTTTTTGCCATACCAGCCGATGCTCCCGCTGTTGACGGATTACGGGTAGGTCGATCGGGATGGCACCTGGGTACGCTGCGAAAAGGCCGCTTCATCCCCTCCTATTCTCTCGCAATGGGCTTGACAGCGACCCAGGCTCATCAGGTGCTTGATGAACCTGCGGGCGGCGAGTGTGTTGCCCGCTACTTGCGTGGCGAAATACTGCCTGTGCCCGGGCCCGATGGCTGGGTTTTGATCTGTGTGACGGGATTTCCTCTGGGCTGGGGCAAACGCAGCAAGAACGTGATCAAAAACCACTATCCCAAGGTCTTCCGCGGCCCGTAA
- a CDS encoding beta-ketoacyl-ACP synthase III yields MRSMNGTPSPTTNGVNGSGPPLSTAPGRYAQIVGWGMHVPDRVVTNDDLSEIVKTTDEWIRSRTGIAERRIVSRPDETTASLAVKAARGALRVSDVPASALDMIICATTSPDYQFPATACLIQDALGAINAGAYDLSAACSGFVYGLAMARGMILAGDADYVMVIGSETLSRLLDWTDRSTCILFGDGAGAVLLAASEEPGGIMSVALGSDGSGGDLLILPGGGSANPTTLESVASGQHYLKMDGKAVFRFATRAMAEGTRRVVARAGMTMDEVDLVIPHQANRRIIQSSVIKQLKIPEEKVFVNLERYGNTSTASIPIALCEAIEAKRVEPGQNIVFVGFGAGLTWGATAIKWCAPVNRPPSPWWKTARRRAGYQIASARSLWRRAARRAYASSLGPADAPTRRGRLRASIDAGREVWDSRSDRENSSEES; encoded by the coding sequence ATGAGAAGCATGAATGGAACACCAAGCCCAACAACAAACGGAGTAAATGGTTCCGGCCCTCCACTATCTACCGCCCCCGGTCGTTATGCTCAGATCGTCGGGTGGGGCATGCACGTGCCTGACCGGGTGGTCACCAATGATGACCTATCCGAGATTGTGAAGACTACCGACGAATGGATTCGTAGCCGTACCGGCATTGCTGAACGACGCATCGTGTCTCGTCCTGATGAAACGACGGCCAGCCTGGCAGTGAAAGCAGCTCGCGGCGCGCTGAGGGTATCTGACGTGCCGGCCAGCGCTCTCGACATGATCATCTGCGCCACAACCTCGCCGGATTACCAGTTTCCTGCCACCGCCTGTCTGATTCAGGATGCCCTCGGTGCCATCAACGCCGGTGCCTACGACCTGAGCGCAGCCTGTTCGGGCTTTGTCTATGGCCTTGCCATGGCACGGGGCATGATCCTGGCCGGCGACGCTGACTATGTCATGGTGATTGGCTCGGAAACACTCTCCCGCCTGCTCGACTGGACCGATCGAAGCACCTGCATCCTGTTCGGTGATGGCGCGGGCGCCGTTTTGCTGGCAGCCAGCGAAGAGCCTGGTGGTATCATGTCGGTTGCCCTGGGATCTGATGGCTCAGGGGGAGATCTTCTGATCCTGCCCGGTGGCGGCAGTGCCAATCCGACGACCCTGGAATCGGTAGCTTCCGGACAGCATTACCTTAAAATGGATGGCAAAGCTGTCTTTCGTTTTGCCACCAGGGCCATGGCGGAAGGTACCCGCCGGGTGGTGGCGCGCGCCGGCATGACCATGGACGAAGTGGATCTGGTGATTCCCCATCAAGCCAATCGGCGTATCATTCAGTCTTCGGTGATAAAACAACTCAAGATTCCTGAAGAGAAAGTGTTCGTAAACCTTGAGCGTTATGGCAACACATCCACGGCATCGATCCCCATTGCGCTTTGTGAAGCCATCGAGGCCAAACGGGTGGAGCCTGGTCAGAACATCGTATTCGTCGGCTTCGGTGCTGGCTTGACCTGGGGAGCTACTGCAATCAAGTGGTGTGCCCCCGTCAATCGACCCCCATCCCCCTGGTGGAAAACGGCACGGCGAAGAGCGGGGTATCAGATCGCATCAGCCCGGTCGTTGTGGCGACGGGCGGCCCGCCGAGCTTATGCCTCATCCCTGGGTCCTGCAGATGCGCCAACCCGCCGCGGCCGTCTGCGAGCAAGTATCGATGCTGGTCGAGAGGTTTGGGATTCCCGCAGCGATAGAGAAAACAGCAGTGAAGAGTCGTAA